In Zingiber officinale cultivar Zhangliang chromosome 1A, Zo_v1.1, whole genome shotgun sequence, a genomic segment contains:
- the LOC122019591 gene encoding transcription factor bHLH94-like, with translation MALEAVVFPQDLFGHSMRELFNNGGEFWGYDFGDGERESDKNGAVPLASNAIDSAGVQGGRGIEQNATLDASCSTVVQVFENSSSPEAAANNDAFVFSPKVGRKKRQRSRSQKNQEEVENQRMTHIAVERNRRKQMNEYLAALRSLMPASYVQRSDQASIIGGAINFVRELEKLVQSLEAHKRIKQRSASPPFADFFTFPQYSSNPSRCATSAANESIHEPVVENKLSAADIEVTMVDSYANLKILSPQRPKQLLKLVVGLQNLHLTTLHLNVTSIDEMVLYSFSLKVEDECQLTSVDEIAAAVHQLVGKIQEEAAF, from the exons ATGGCGCTGGAAGCCGTAGTTTTTCCACAAGATCTATTCGGCCACAGCATGAGAGAGTTGTTCAACAATGGCGGAGAGTTCTGGGGCTATGACTTTGGCGATGGAGAACGCGAGTCTGATAAAAATGGGGCGGTTCCACTAGCAAGTAACGCAATTGATTCTGCTGGTGTTCAAGGAGGCAGGGGGATAGAACAAAATGCGACTTTGGACGCCTCTTGCTCCACCGTGGTGCAAGTTTTTGAGAATTCCTCATCGCCAGAGGCCGCCGCCAACAACGACGCCTTCGTCTTCAGCCCAAAGGTGGGCCGTAAAAAGAGGCAGCGGTCGAGAAGCCAGAAGAACCAGGAGGAGGTGGAGAACCAGAGGATGACTCACATTGCCGTGGAGCGTAACCGGAGAAAACAGATGAATGAGTACCTGGCAGCGCTCCGGTCACTTATGCCGGCCTCTTATGTACAGAGG AGTGATCAAGCATCCATAATTGGAGGGGCAATCAATTTCGTCAGGGAGCTCGAAAAGCTAGTCCAGTCTCTTGAAGCTCACAAAAGAATCAAGCAGCGATCTGCTTCACCCCCTTTTGCTGATTTCTTCACCTTCCCCCAGTACTCATCCAACCCTTCTAGGTGTGCAACCTCTGCAGCTAATGAGAGCATACATGAGCCTGTGGTAGAGAACAAATTGTCTGCAGCAGACATAGAGGTAACCATGGTTGACAGCTATGCCAACCTGAAGATCCTCTCACCCCAACGGCCAAAGCAGCTGCTGAAGTTGGTGGTTGGATTGCAGAACCTCCACCTGACCACGCTCCACCTTAATGTCACTTCCATTGATGAAATGGTCCTCTACTCCTTCAGTCTAAAG GTGGAAGATGAATGCCAATTGACTTCAGTGGACGAGATTGCAGCAGCAGTGCACCAGCTAGTTGGCAAAATTCAAGAAGAGGCTGCCTTTTGA